A DNA window from Polynucleobacter sp. AP-Titi-500A-B4 contains the following coding sequences:
- a CDS encoding YhdP family protein translates to MLQNIIPPRLKSMLAKRPPGLGAGWRKRVLILAGFVIAFFILGHIGVRYVIWPQIEKSKASVEKLIGARVGVNVSIEDLRVSWTGIRPAFEMDGLRFSGSDQSKPLLMIDKIYGELSWKSFYHLAPYFHEIHFEGAEIYALRNAKGAITIAGISIDGGTSDYSAENWLFAQDAIEVSKVKLIWDDQLNKKTPATVEILNLSLYNGIRSHEGSLTTTTPWTKGTTQVKVDFVHHLGGQAGNWHDWIGTVSWNLTDLDLKQIAKDFKLSLNTLEGVLSSKGKIKIDNAKPDGGEFFVAVDDLVVQSSKSEDAIALGRLEANLLQETNDGLISISTKTFAWRDVESPKSAPLENLSPMTFRWRPPGADGEIKEFGFSSPKISVEDVALFALNLPLSKKVHQWIKTSQAEGDLENLDIHWSESKSALSALNIPGGWFKSNKLDFTISAKLINLSFIGINKSIPSVSNLSGFISSNQKEGSFTLNSSNLGLEIYDFLEDPKIHLDSADGQISWAKQKGHWVVSTKKLSLSNPDITTNLSLNYIIGNPKEADFMALDMNFVKANTKTAYRYLPVGMGKDARVYLSKAFDAGLIQNGQLHIKGDPNQVPFPDKQQGEFSLNLPIAGAAFTPVPQLPRNQGTWSTFTNVNGNVAMTNSNFTVDITKANYKQVALNTFHAEIPNVSAKQLTLAVSGNAQGQASEMLEYFYASPSGKKQEKLEQNLRVSGPVNLNLGLKVPLSGSAETNVDLKLTLPGNKAEWGSIPPFENLKGNIRITENNPEFEDISANFLGGSIKISSTDQNSNKQNFNITGDIQANFVKDYFAKTSRSQLSPILNAMNGSVKYDGTISFNKLGSDSNIHFDLRNWSMNAPLPAKKLAGTPLSGNVNIKTFSNDKTSPNQLSWTGKIGDLYTIQGVLNHDDELRYGLGIGAVPSLPQQGFHLSLISNELNLDAWQDFLESKTVARVQDTEASSSNVQITAQVKKLTLLERHWQDVNVVANKKKGAWEMRLGSQQAAGQIQYYEADKTNTSGLISGRLTKLKIPESIPDPTANTATKKPVSPALIPSLDLTIDDLSWSKAQLGQVKLKTRTNENTLKVDSIQSNNPQGSSTVTGQWIGATKNTVDHSVLNINMDVKDAGQIIAHWTAQKSIEGGQGKVSANAEWDGSPFNPKFETLSGKASLNLEKGRLLEVNTSGAKLLDVLSLQSLFRFATLDLQGSLGNIVTKGTPFNSITSNFDISNGVAQTNQFNMNLDQARVAMSGQINIPKQTQDLRITIFPTIDATAGSLAAFAINPIVGLGALVGQYLLTSQINRSLQSDYLVQGSWDDPEIVPLDQKGQPIDSKTFNSIRSKELLKEQSKPSSNTTPNSAPQNNLGSPAKTSN, encoded by the coding sequence ATGCTGCAAAACATCATTCCGCCTCGCCTCAAGAGCATGCTTGCAAAACGTCCTCCAGGTTTGGGTGCTGGGTGGCGTAAGCGTGTCTTGATTCTGGCTGGTTTTGTTATAGCGTTTTTTATTCTTGGCCACATTGGCGTTCGTTATGTCATTTGGCCTCAAATTGAAAAGTCCAAGGCTTCTGTTGAAAAACTCATTGGCGCTCGCGTCGGCGTAAATGTTTCAATAGAGGATCTGCGAGTTTCTTGGACGGGAATTAGGCCCGCCTTTGAAATGGATGGTCTGCGCTTCAGCGGATCAGATCAATCGAAGCCATTACTCATGATCGATAAGATTTATGGCGAGCTCAGCTGGAAATCTTTTTATCACCTAGCGCCGTATTTCCATGAAATTCATTTTGAGGGCGCAGAGATTTATGCGCTACGAAATGCGAAGGGTGCCATTACGATTGCCGGAATTTCAATTGATGGCGGTACCAGTGATTACTCTGCAGAAAATTGGCTATTTGCACAAGATGCAATTGAAGTCAGCAAGGTAAAACTCATCTGGGATGATCAACTCAATAAAAAAACGCCAGCTACCGTTGAGATTTTGAACTTGTCTCTTTATAACGGCATCCGCAGCCACGAAGGCTCACTCACGACAACCACCCCATGGACCAAAGGCACAACGCAAGTCAAGGTGGACTTCGTACATCATCTTGGTGGTCAAGCAGGTAACTGGCATGACTGGATTGGCACCGTCTCGTGGAATTTGACAGACCTAGATCTCAAGCAAATAGCCAAAGACTTTAAGCTCAGCCTCAATACTCTAGAAGGGGTGCTGAGCTCAAAAGGAAAAATCAAGATTGATAACGCCAAGCCAGATGGTGGTGAATTTTTTGTCGCAGTTGATGACCTTGTAGTGCAATCTTCCAAAAGTGAAGATGCGATTGCATTGGGAAGGCTCGAGGCCAACCTTCTTCAAGAAACAAATGATGGCTTAATCTCCATTTCTACAAAAACATTTGCATGGCGGGATGTAGAGAGTCCAAAATCTGCGCCACTAGAAAATCTCAGTCCAATGACCTTTCGTTGGCGACCTCCCGGTGCCGATGGAGAAATCAAAGAATTTGGATTTTCTTCCCCTAAGATTTCAGTAGAAGATGTTGCCTTATTTGCACTCAATCTACCGCTCTCCAAAAAAGTTCATCAATGGATCAAGACCTCCCAAGCTGAGGGCGATCTAGAGAATTTGGATATTCATTGGTCCGAAAGTAAATCTGCTTTATCTGCACTAAACATTCCTGGCGGCTGGTTTAAATCCAATAAGCTGGACTTCACGATTAGTGCCAAACTGATCAACCTTAGCTTTATTGGCATCAATAAATCGATCCCCTCCGTCTCCAATTTATCTGGCTTTATTTCTAGCAATCAAAAAGAAGGTAGCTTTACCCTGAACTCCAGCAACCTTGGGTTAGAGATCTATGACTTCCTGGAAGACCCGAAAATTCACCTTGACAGCGCAGATGGACAAATCAGTTGGGCTAAACAAAAAGGGCATTGGGTCGTTAGCACCAAAAAACTTTCTTTAAGTAATCCCGACATCACTACCAACCTCAGCCTTAACTACATCATTGGCAATCCCAAAGAGGCTGACTTTATGGCCTTAGATATGAACTTCGTAAAGGCCAATACAAAAACTGCATATCGCTATTTACCAGTTGGCATGGGCAAGGATGCAAGGGTATATCTCAGCAAAGCATTTGATGCAGGCCTTATTCAAAATGGGCAACTTCATATTAAGGGTGATCCCAATCAAGTTCCATTCCCAGATAAGCAACAGGGTGAGTTCAGTCTAAATCTTCCGATTGCAGGGGCAGCCTTTACGCCTGTTCCACAACTCCCAAGGAATCAAGGGACTTGGTCTACCTTTACCAACGTGAATGGTAATGTTGCAATGACCAACTCAAACTTTACAGTTGATATTACAAAAGCCAACTACAAACAGGTCGCTTTAAATACATTTCATGCCGAAATTCCTAATGTTAGCGCTAAACAATTAACTCTTGCCGTAAGTGGTAACGCCCAAGGTCAAGCATCTGAGATGTTGGAATATTTCTACGCCTCTCCTAGCGGAAAAAAACAAGAAAAGCTTGAGCAAAATCTGCGCGTCAGTGGGCCAGTCAATCTCAATCTTGGCTTAAAGGTTCCCCTATCGGGTTCTGCTGAAACCAATGTTGATCTGAAGTTAACGCTTCCTGGCAATAAAGCGGAATGGGGCAGCATTCCGCCGTTTGAAAATCTCAAAGGCAATATCCGGATCACCGAGAACAACCCTGAATTTGAAGATATTTCCGCAAACTTTCTTGGTGGCTCGATCAAAATTAGTAGCACTGACCAAAATAGTAATAAGCAAAATTTCAACATTACAGGCGACATTCAAGCTAATTTTGTAAAAGACTATTTCGCAAAAACTTCACGCTCGCAACTTAGTCCAATACTGAATGCCATGAATGGCTCGGTTAAATATGATGGCACTATTAGCTTCAATAAATTAGGTAGCGACTCTAATATCCATTTTGATCTTCGGAACTGGTCAATGAATGCGCCACTTCCAGCTAAGAAATTAGCCGGGACCCCCTTGTCCGGAAACGTCAACATAAAAACTTTCAGCAATGACAAAACAAGCCCTAATCAACTGAGCTGGACTGGAAAAATTGGTGATCTCTACACCATCCAGGGGGTTCTGAATCACGATGATGAGCTACGTTATGGTCTTGGGATTGGCGCGGTACCTAGCCTTCCCCAACAAGGCTTTCACCTGAGCCTTATCAGCAACGAACTCAACCTCGATGCATGGCAGGATTTCCTAGAATCCAAGACAGTTGCGCGAGTGCAAGATACAGAAGCAAGTTCTAGCAATGTTCAAATTACTGCGCAGGTCAAAAAGCTGACATTACTGGAGCGTCATTGGCAAGATGTGAATGTCGTCGCAAATAAAAAGAAGGGTGCGTGGGAAATGCGGTTGGGCTCGCAACAAGCTGCGGGCCAAATTCAATACTATGAGGCTGATAAGACCAACACTAGTGGCCTTATCAGCGGACGCCTTACCAAACTCAAAATCCCTGAGTCAATCCCTGATCCTACTGCAAATACAGCCACCAAGAAACCAGTAAGTCCTGCTTTAATTCCCAGCCTAGATTTAACGATCGATGATCTCTCCTGGTCAAAAGCGCAACTTGGTCAGGTCAAACTGAAAACTAGGACGAATGAAAACACTTTGAAAGTGGATTCTATTCAGTCCAATAATCCACAGGGCTCAAGTACTGTCACAGGCCAATGGATTGGAGCAACAAAAAACACCGTTGATCATAGCGTTCTCAATATCAATATGGACGTTAAGGACGCTGGTCAAATTATTGCGCATTGGACTGCCCAAAAATCCATTGAAGGTGGTCAAGGAAAAGTGAGTGCGAATGCGGAGTGGGATGGTTCACCCTTTAATCCAAAGTTCGAAACCCTCTCAGGAAAGGCCAGTCTTAATCTTGAAAAGGGACGCCTACTGGAAGTGAACACTAGTGGCGCAAAGCTTTTAGATGTTCTTAGCCTCCAGAGCTTATTTAGATTTGCAACATTAGACCTACAAGGCAGTCTAGGCAATATTGTGACTAAGGGCACGCCCTTTAACTCCATTACAAGCAACTTTGATATTAGTAATGGTGTTGCCCAAACCAATCAATTTAATATGAACCTTGATCAAGCACGCGTAGCGATGAGTGGTCAAATTAATATTCCAAAACAGACGCAGGATTTACGGATCACGATCTTCCCTACGATTGACGCTACTGCAGGTTCGCTTGCTGCCTTTGCAATCAACCCGATCGTCGGCTTAGGCGCTTTAGTTGGCCAGTACCTTCTGACAAGTCAGATCAACCGTAGCCTGCAATCAGATTATTTAGTACAAGGCTCTTGGGACGACCCCGAGATCGTGCCCTTGGATCAAAAAGGTCAGCCAATAGATTCTAAAACGTTTAATTCTATTCGCAGCAAAGAATTGCTCAAAGAACAGAGCAAGCCTAGCTCCAATACCACCCCAAACTCAGCACCCCAAAATAATTTAGGCAGTCCCGCTAAAACTTCCAACTAA
- a CDS encoding carbon-nitrogen hydrolase family protein: MSTSATLKIASVQMISSPDLQENLDMAGRLISAAVQAGAQLVVLPEYFCMMGLKDTDKVNIRERFGSGPIQERLASFAKDNQIYLVAGTIPLESKDPGKVLNTMLTFDPAGKQIGRYDKIHLFGFQTKTERYQESETIEAGNTPGILKIFHQNQEWSFGLSICYDLRFPELYRAMGAVDCHIIPAAFTYTTGMSHWEILLRARAIENQCYVLASAQGGTHLNQRRTWGHSMLIDPWGAILADLPEGEGFISGLLSKEKLNEVRSQLPALAHRKL; the protein is encoded by the coding sequence ATGAGCACATCGGCTACCCTGAAAATCGCATCTGTTCAAATGATCTCTTCTCCAGATCTTCAGGAAAATCTGGATATGGCAGGTAGATTAATTAGCGCTGCCGTTCAGGCTGGCGCGCAACTAGTCGTACTCCCGGAATATTTTTGTATGATGGGCTTAAAAGATACTGACAAAGTCAATATCAGAGAGCGCTTTGGTAGCGGCCCAATTCAAGAACGTCTGGCCAGTTTTGCCAAAGACAATCAGATTTACTTGGTAGCAGGAACCATTCCTTTGGAATCAAAAGATCCAGGAAAAGTACTCAACACCATGCTGACATTCGATCCAGCTGGCAAACAAATCGGTCGGTACGACAAAATTCATCTGTTTGGTTTTCAAACTAAAACCGAGCGCTACCAAGAATCGGAAACTATTGAGGCAGGCAATACGCCGGGGATACTCAAAATCTTCCACCAGAATCAAGAGTGGTCTTTTGGTCTGAGCATTTGTTATGACTTGAGATTTCCTGAACTCTATCGCGCAATGGGCGCTGTAGATTGCCATATCATTCCAGCGGCGTTCACGTACACCACCGGCATGAGCCATTGGGAAATTCTGTTGCGTGCTCGCGCCATAGAAAACCAATGCTATGTTTTGGCCTCAGCACAAGGCGGCACCCATCTCAATCAACGACGCACTTGGGGTCACAGTATGCTGATTGACCCATGGGGCGCTATCTTGGCTGATTTACCTGAAGGGGAAGGCTTTATCTCAGGGCTTCTCAGCAAAGAAAAATTAAACG